The segment aaataaaattatagttttctcaaaaaaaaaagaaaaagaaataaaattatagttaGCTTAAAATACGAAAAAGTAGCATTCACTTATCAACGATTATACTAACTCTAGCTTATACAAGGCTGAAAAAACTGAttgaaaccaagtacaaaatataatttatgacttacttttacattatattttctaCTTTAATCAATCTTTTTTAATAGAGTAAGTAATCTTTTTCTAAtattaataaacttttttagaattaattttgtcttaaaaatttATTCTAATCTTGGCTTTGCCACTATATAATAAGTGATACATATTGAGCTGAACTTAAAAGGTACTGTATTGTAGATGCATATCGATTATTATCATGAATTGCACGACACGTAAATATGTATCATAGAAATTGTATCGTATGAATTGTATAAATTGAATAATACATAGACATATCAATTTGAATTGAGCCTTTGCGCTAAAATTTGTGCTTTGATTTAAGTTCAACAAACTattagacttgtttttaacataaaattattgGACTACTCACTTTAGCCACTAATATATCCataagcctctctctctctctctctctctctctctctctctctctctctctctctctctctctctctctctctctctctctctctctctcaaaagaaagagaggtaTAGTTTATATGAAAGtgcaaatttcttttctatattgtgaataaattactaattgaaaatacaaatatatatatatatatatatatatttataggtcCAAGAAACTCGAATGCAAATAATAAAGGTAAAGAAAAATCTATTGAAAtagtttatttaaatattagtgATTAATGATGATTGAATTTTCCATTAGTTAgttaaatattttctaattttataataaaatatacctCTTATATGTAAATCTataattttctaaataaattttataaagtaTTTATCTATCTTATGGTAGAGAATATGATATGTAATACAcaatttaataaatgaaaatttgattCTTGATACGATTCAAGTATTGACAACTATGTAACTAACTACCTTATTAGAAGATacgacaagaaaaaaaaatccacaatttTGCAAAACTTAGAAACAATAGTAGTAGTTGTTGTTTAACAATAAAATGTAGTGGTCATTACTCATTACAAATCATTAGAACATGTAAAAGCACAAAAGTATTCATTAAATATAGGAACTTACTCATGCTTGTAATGCCAACCAGATATATTGGCTGCTTCATATAAAGATTCCCTCCAAGTCTGCACCCTTTTGTTATCATTTAGCTTTTCTTCATGTTTAGTCAATGCTTCTCCAAACTTTCCTTTTTGATTACGAACCTCTGATGGATTTACGTTATAAAAAACCGGTCGCACCAATTGGTCATTCTTTTTACACTCAACAATCTTTGCAAGTTCATCCAAGCACCAGGTGGATGATGCATAGTTCTCAGAGAATACGATTATCGAAATCATTGAGTTTTCAATAATTTTGAGAAGTCCTATAGaaatttcttctccttttttaaGGTTATCATCAATGAAGGTGTTAATACCCCGTTGACGCAAAGTATTATACAAATGACCTATAAAACCAAGACGAGTATCTTCTCCTCTAAAACTCAAGAAGACATCAAAGTTCTTGAATTGGGTGAAAGAGGATGATGAAGCTCTTTTGCTGGTCACAAGAGCCATTGGGATTTATGAGCAGACGGTTGTAAAGTTctgaaaagagaagaaagaaaattgtaaagTGTTTATCAATATAACCTAGGAGAGTGAACGACAAATTAGGTAGAGGCTAAATGCAAGCAAGAGGAGCCCTTAAAGTAGTTAAGCTTGCTTCCGTGTGACCAACAGCTCTTTGAACTTTTAAGTGCCATATTGATGCTTTTTTACTTTGTCTTTGGTGTGACCAAGTCTTTGAACTTTCcactaacaaaataaattgttatttttaatgacAAACCATAGATCTAGAAACAATCAAACAAATGGTAAATCCAACCAACCTATACGAAGATCAGATAAAAGTAGCAGACATCCTTCTTCCACGCAATCCTGCAAAGTGTATAGAGAGACCCACACgtttttttgtttaactttcCTGGAAAAGTAGCAATCTTTAGCCTATCACCAATCATTCAGTactaacttttcttttttctttcagatttctccaaaaaacTAGGAAAGATTTATAGATGAAAAACTACTTTtgttccttttcctttcttggAAGTCCATTTACTACTTTGTACGTAGTTTGTATCGAATATCATATATTATACTTTACTGtattataaaaattgggtttAAAAGTCGTAATTGCtccaaattacaaaaaatttattaaatttctatttaaaaaattaattttagatattaaTTGGGTGGCATACAACTACTATACCTAAGAGACCTAATCAGTTTgaacaacaaaaactaaattaacaAGCTATGTCTTTTCTAATTTTACATCATAGGtccttctttctatttttttttccatttcaacTTTTTGAGATGAGAAAGTCtatatccttttttattttacattcaaCTAACGGACATTTTATCTTTCatatcaacttcttcaagaagTTAACGTCACGgactcctttcttttcttttcttttttccatatCAACTTCTTGAGATGAGAATGTCCATATCCTTTTTGGTTTTACATACAACTCATGgactcattttatttttcatatcaacttcttcaagaagTTTAGggtgtatacacacacacacgcgcggttatttgatgtattttttcattctcctaccaattgtacaattttttttaatttagtcttTCCTTCTCCTACCTACAACACCTACAACCTCacaaatatgtatttatttactctaatttttttattataatcaaattgaataggttttatgtatttgttgcTATTGTTTAAGTTAATTCCCttaaatttgatatattttatatgCTTATGGTTTGAGAATCAATGATTAAATATTGTTATACATGCTTTCATAGCGGTGGATCTTCCTCAAGAAttgatatattaatttttacaaatctcTTATTCTCCTTTTGGAAGATCTATTATTTTGTATATCATATATGAATTACACGTATATGACATTGGTTCCAATGGTGATATGTTGTTTTCATCCCCTCAATTTTGATTTCGATAACAATCTTCTTTTTAGCTTATGtatttgttataatttattaattgtttTCATTAAAGTTCTTTTACATacacatttatatattttttaatttgacatTAATTTGATGTTACattattgctaaaaaaaaaaaagaaaagggttagTACAATTCTAGAActtcttattttcaatttattttttcttaaattagtATTTTGTAAACTAAAATAGTCCACcaataaactattttaatatgttgtattTCAATACAGTTTTGAAGAATCCAAATTCAACCttgatgagaaagagaaaaagattgaGTCATtgcattttgttaattttgatctttataaagattgaaaaagaacaggttagaaaaaaaaaattattttttgttaatactGAGATTTATGTTAGAATGATAACATCTACCATATGTTTTTTTGTAGGACATAACATTTTATTGCACGACCTATATTAAAAAGATCAATTCTGAGAATGAATATGAGTctcctaaaaaattattaaaaaaaaaggaaaaataaaaacatgaaccaaaaaaaaaatatatatatatatatatatttactattggttaactttgaatatatatatataaatagtaattgatataaatggaaaaataaatatttcagATACATGCTGGACATGCAAGTTGGAGACACAACAGAACTTGCAGATATGCAAGTCTAAATAAGCATACAAATATGCCGAAGAATCAAATGCAAGGCATTAAAACATAGGgagacagaaaaaaaaaaaaaaaaaaaaaaaaaaaaaaaaaaaaaagatgtttgcTACGCAACTTTTCAAACTGGAAGAAGAGGTAAGAATGATAGAAATAtgttatttgtttaattaaattaattctaTCAAATTTTGATAGCTTTCTCACTTTTgttttgaatatataatttttatgtgtttgtgtgtgtctatatatatacactcataatgatatgatttaacttcaaattttaatatttcactCACCTCAAATTCTACTAAAtgtttcaaataatttaaaataaattaaatattttgattatatatcattattttatgttttaatatgtaaaatttatatactacACACCATGTATGCACAAAGTGACtcaatatatgtatgtatacatgtcgcaaaattaatttgtttttatcatgtgattcacaaattattaatatagtttcaacatatataacttttaattaatCGGTGCATCGCACGGACATAATACTAGTTTTGTGAAAAAGTTGGTACCAAGCCTAGAAAAAATGACAGTTGTGAAAGATTGCCCACACGCACACACCGAGTCGAAAAGAACACTATGTCATAACTATGTGTAAAATGACCTTAATTTTTA is part of the Quercus robur chromosome 9, dhQueRobu3.1, whole genome shotgun sequence genome and harbors:
- the LOC126701137 gene encoding disease resistance protein RPV1-like; its protein translation is MALVTSKRASSSSFTQFKNFDVFLSFRGEDTRLGFIGHLYNTLRQRGINTFIDDNLKKGEEISIGLLKIIENSMISIIVFSENYASSTWCLDELAKIVECKKNDQLVRPVFYNVNPSEVRNQKGKFGEALTKHEEKLNDNKRVQTWRESLYEAANISGWHYKHE